A section of the Maylandia zebra isolate NMK-2024a linkage group LG8, Mzebra_GT3a, whole genome shotgun sequence genome encodes:
- the chmp6b gene encoding charged multivesicular body protein 6 codes for MGNLFGKKKQTRVTEQDKAILQLKQQRDKLRQYQKKINVQLEKERLLAKQLLKDGKKEKALLLLKKKRYQDQLLDKTENQISNLERMVQDLEFAQIERKVIDGLKVGNECLKKMHEVMSIEEVERIMDETQDAIEYQRQIDDMLAGSLSQEDEDAVLAELEAITQGDVELPEVPSDKLPDVPEAAEEQPERERPKKKPQREALAL; via the exons ATGGGAAATCTctttggaaaaaagaaacaaacccgAGTGACAGAACAAGACAAAGCGATTTTG CAACTCAAACAGCAAAGAGATAAGCTCAGGCAGTATCAAAAGAAGATCAATgtgcagctggagaaggagAGGCTTCTGGCCAAACAGCTGCTGAAGGATGGCAAAAAAGA GAAAGCTCTTCTCTTACTGAAGAAGAAACGCTATCAAGATCAACTCTTGGACAAGACAGAGAACCAGATAAGCAACCTGGAGCGCATG GTTCAAGACCTGGAATTCGCCCAGATCGAAAGGAAAGTCATCGATGGATTGAAAGTTGGAAATGAATGCCTGAAGAAAATGCATGAG GTGATGTCTATTGAAGAAGTAGAACGGATTATGGATGAAACTCAAGATGCCATTGAGTACCAAAGG CAAATTGACGACATGCTGGCCGGCTCCTTATCTCAggaggatgaagatgctgtgcTGGCTGAACTGGAGGCAATAACTCAG GGAGATGTCGAGCTTCCTGAGGTCCCTTCAGACAAACTGCCAGACGTTCCAGAGGCCGCGGAGGAGCAACCAG
- the LOC101486460 gene encoding uncharacterized protein LOC101486460 isoform X1 — MNEVDYLDHNRAESLQFEEKPDIKPPDVEQLQDADINQTADVQQLLVIKEEVSHEWSNSPDQKGPELLFKKEEQDELSNSEVGEPLNDLTKADIIRLQLTAGPVKTENDEEKPNSLLLLQNQMGEAEPPLCSLAKQIKTESDGEDREGPGPGLWNPDPNTDEKASDSSATDVSDDDDDDSDDGGGDWQEPLSDSGPPNDDGENNQGAPTSSANGLKSPKSKRPVQRLMTSHLMETSSRHLGNVDSPRQDRQFICGICGKRFTQKQNLKTHIRIHTGEKPFHCDFCGKRFRHLYSFKAHIRIHTGEKPFVCDICGERFTQQQNIKRHIRVHTGEKPFGCGVCTKRFTQQVDLKRHMRVHTREKPFGCDLCSKRYNRKTQLSAHMRVHTGEKQFACDICGKRFNRMALVKAHTRVHTGEKPYGCDICGKRFNRKSHLKAHTRGHTGEKPHGCDVCGKNFVHQRDLKIHIRVHTGEKQFSCTVCGKRFTHQGTLTRHMRVHTGEKPFSCGVCGKTFTQKGNLNRHVKTHTE; from the exons ATGAATGAAGTGGATTATCTTGATCATAACAGAGCTGAGAGTCTGCAGTTTGAAGAAAAGCCGGACATTAAACCTCCAGATGTTGAACAGCTGCAGGACGCTGATATAAACCAAACCGCTG atGTCCAACAGCTGCTGGTGATCAAAGAAGAGGTTTCCCATGAATGGAGCAACAGTCCGGACCAGAAGGGCCCAGAGCTTCTCTTTAAAAAGGAGGAACAAGATGAACTCAGTAACAGTGAGGTGGGAGAGCCGCTTAATGATCTAACAAAGGCTGATATCATCAGGCTCCAACTCACTGCTGGTCCTGTGAAGACTGAAAACGATGAAGAGAAGCCTAACTCTTTACTTCTCCTTCAGAATCAAATGGGAGAGGCAGAGCCTCCACTTTGCAGCTTAGCTaaacagataaaaacagaaagtgaTGGAGAGGACCGTGAAGGACCTGGACCTGGACTATGGAACCCAGATCCAAATACTGATGAGAAGGCTTCAGACTCTTCTGCGACTGACGtctcagatgatgatgatgatgatagtgACGATGGTGGTGGTGATTGGCAGGAACCTTTGTCAGATTCTGGACCTCCAAATGATGACGGTGAAAATAATCAGGGAGCTCCTACATCAAGTGCAAATGGACTCAAATCTCCAAAAAGCAAGAGGCCTGTTCAGAGGCTCATGACAAGCCATTTAATGGAAACTTCCTCCAGGCATTTGGGAAATGTAGATTCACccagacaagacagacaatttATCTGTGGTATTTGCGGAAAACGatttacacaaaaacaaaatcttaaGACACATATCCGAATTCACACTGGTGAAAAACCATTTCATTGTGATTTTTGTGGAAAGCGTTTTCGACATCTCTATAGTTTCAAGGCGCACATCAgaatccacacaggagagaaaccgtTTGTATGTGACATCTGTGGTGAAAGGTTTACACAACAGCAAAATATCAAGAGGCACATCAGggttcacacaggtgagaaaccaTTCGGTTGTGGGGTTTGCACAAAAAGATTTACACAACAGGTGGACCTGAAGAGACATATGAGAGTTCACACAAGAGAAAAACCATTTGGTTGTGATCTTTGCAGTAAAAGATATAACCGGAAAACACAATTAAGTGCACACATGAGAGTTCACACAGGAGAAAAACAGTTTGCTTGCGACATTTGTGGTAAAAGGTTTAACCGGATGGCGCTTGTTAAAGCACACACAAGGgttcacacaggagagaaaccatatGGCTGTGATATTTGTGGCAAAAGATTTAACAGGAAATCACATCTCAAAGCCCACACAAGAggccacacaggagagaaaccacatgGTTGCGATGTCTGTGGCAAAAACTTTGTACATCAGCGCGATCTCAAGATCCACATCAGAGTTCACACCGGAGAGAAACAGTTTAGCTGCACTGTATGTGGGAAGAGATTCACCCATCAGGGAACTCTGACGAGACACATGAGAgtccacactggagagaagcCATTTAGCTGTGGTGTTTGTGGTAAAACGTTTACTCAGAAGGGAAATCTAAACAGACACGTGAAAACCCACACGGAGTAA
- the LOC101486460 gene encoding uncharacterized protein LOC101486460 isoform X2: MNEVDYLDHNRAESLQFEEKPDIKPPDVEQLQDADINQTAVFPADVQQMLVIKEELPWTPSLDQQNLDHLHIKEEHEELWIDTGGAHLAVSTKCTLSSISMKCEDEREEKPQIVQLHQSQTEDNAEAEATNSSSATNINNEIDEKDCRGPEIAGNSNPNFHFQLNAVEKAPDSSETDISDGDDWQEPLSDAGPANEDGDSGCPIPKSNLKTLKSLKSKCSFQRRKTCHSFKRPYGCLANEKFNRVKQSEFSKMIVNTGEKTFTCGVCAKRFKQKQNLKTHMRVHTGDKPYNCDFCGKDFRHHYSFKVHIRIHTGEKPFVCGICGEKFRKKQNLKRHMRVHTGEKPFSCVVCAKRFTQQGVLKRHMRVHTREKPFGCNLCNKMFTQQGVLKRHMRVHTGEKPFSCGACGKKFVHQHDLKIHIRVHTGEKQFSCPACEKRFTQQGSLKRHMRVHTGEKPFGCNVCGKTFTQQGSLNRHTRSHTQ, from the exons ATGAATGAAGTGGATTATCTTGATCATAACAGAGCTGAGAGTCTGCAGTTTGAAGAAAAGCCGGACATTAAACCTCCAGATGTTGAACAGCTGCAGGACGCTGATATAAACCAAACCGCTG TATTCCCCGCAGATGTCCAGCAGATGTTGGTGATTAAAGAAGAGCTACCCTGGACCCCCAGTCTGGACCAGCAGAATCTAGACCACCTCCACATAAAGGAGGAGCATGAGGAGCTGTGGATCGATACAGGGGGAGCGCATCTTGCTGTTAGCACTAAGTGCACATTGTCTTCTATTTCCATGAAGTGTGAAgatgaaagagaagaaaaacctCAGATTGTACAGCTTCATCAAAGTCAGACTGAAGACAATGCAGAAGCAGAAGCtacaaacagcagctcagctacAAATATCAACAATGAAATTGATGAAAAGGATTGTAGAGGACCAGAAATCGCTGGGAACTCTAATCCAAATTTTCATTTCCAACTAAATGCTGTTGAGAAGGCCCCAGACTCTTCTGAAACAGACATTAGTGATGGAGATGATTGGCAGGAGCCTTTGTCTGATGCTGGACCTGCAAACGAAGATGGTGACAGTGGTTGCCCTATACCTAAATCAAACTTGAAAACTCTGAAATCACTGAAAAGCAAGTGTTCTTTTCAGAGAAGGAAGACATGTCATTCATTCAAAAGGCCTTATGGCTGTTTGGCTAATGAGAAATTTAACAGAGTGAAACAAAGTGAATTTTCAAAGATGATAGTCAACACAGGAGAAAAAACATTTACCTGTGGTGTTTGTGCAAAAAgatttaaacagaaacaaaatctGAAGACACATATGAGAGTCCACACAGGTGATAAACCATATAACTGTGATTTTTGTGGAAAAGACTTTAGACATCACTATAGTTTTAAAGTACACATCAGAATCCATACTGGGGAAAAACCGTTTGTTTGTGGCATTTGTGGTGAAAAATTtagaaaaaagcaaaatctCAAACGCCACATGAGGgttcacacaggagagaaaccattcAGCTGTGTTGTCTGCGCAAAACGATTTACACAGCAGGGCGTTCTGAAGAGACATATGAGAGTTCACACGAGAGAGAAACCATTTGGCTGCAATCTgtgtaataaaatgtttacacagCAGGGGGTTCTGAAGAGGCACATGAGGGtacacacaggagagaaaccattcAGCTGTGGTGCATGTGGGAAAAAGTTTGTGCATCAACATGACCTCAAAATACACATCAGAgtccacactggagagaaacAGTTCAGCTGTCCTGCATGTGAAAAGCGATTTACTCAGCAGGGAAGCCTCAAGAGACACATGAGGGTGCACACTGGAGAGAAACCATTTGGTTGTAATGTGTGTGGGAAAACTTTTACTCAACAGGGAAGTCTAAATAGGCACACGAGAAGCCACACACAGTAG
- the LOC101486931 gene encoding uncharacterized protein LOC101486931 isoform X2 → MQDHNYYFSGEKIKDVLSNKLGHEEEKLEETKVFLGVAFSRWTSLKRDKSFQSDAEVACFLLDSYERVVMTSAPTKEKPSQVPAPATFGTSHSFNGANSYERVVMTSAPTKEKPSQVPAPATTDTPRSFNSYERVVMTSLATKEKPLQVIGPAAFGATLSGANRFPYPRLPNGVGMRPVTNLQPPDPRILKMVVFVPPRATSVLTQVRRNAQDAPPQLNAGLKQRVIDHLQLKKKQEEGPTKMELEERCIKMELEERHIEEEQEECCIKMELEEHRIKIEVEERRIETELEERHIEMDLEERRIINQQERIEKEEQEECHLKDEHKERQIKEEQEEHHINSEEVEVNLNGIKEADITGFLLTSVHVKSENDEKKPQSPQPHQGPPLKNMEAQTQTRGSGKQMKTETEDDEGSKKARNSYHSSCLPQNTNLQASDFTETKDGTVDGDNYWQEPLSASEPETEDGKSKNSNLHQSLSESGSETEDSSIDNYNLHRSSSESGSETEDSSIDNYNLHGSSSESGSETEDSSIDNYNLHESSSESGSETESSSSIDNYNLHGPSSESGSETESSSSSSSSTSTSTSSVDNYNLHRPSSESGSETEGSINEDNGKWRKPLLNSEPKLVNSGANGKKRFHTPEKPFRCKIRRKTSKIF, encoded by the exons CTATGAGAGAGTTGTGATGACATCAGCGCCCACAAAGGAAAAGCCTTCACAAGTCCCAGCTCCAGCTACCTTTGGCACCAGTCATTCTTTTAATGGAGCCAACAG CTATGAGAGAGTTGTGATGACATCAGCGCCCACAAAGGAAAAGCCTTCACAAGTCCCAGCCCCAGCTACCACTGATACACCTCGTTCTTTCAACAG CTATGAGAGAGTTGTGATGACATCATTGGCTACAAAGGAAAAACCGTTACAAGTCATAGGTCCAGCTGCCTTTGGCGCCACTTTGAGTGGAGCAAACAG ATTTCCATATCCAAGATTGCCAAACGGAGTGGGGATGCGTCCAGTGACTAACCTTCAACCACCTGACCCTAGAATTCTCAAAATGGTTGTATTTGTACCTCCACGAGCAACATCAGTGTTAACACAAGTCAGGAGAA ATGCCCAAGATGCTCCACCTCAATTAAATGCTGGTCTGAAACAGCGGGTCATAGATCATCTCCAGctaaagaaaaaacaggaagaagggCCCACAAAGATGGAGCTGGAGGAGCGTTGTATAAAGATGGAGCTGGAGGAGCGTCATatagaggaggagcaggaggagtgTTGTATAAAGATGGAGCTGGAAGAGCATCGTATAAAGATCGAGGTGGAGGAGCGTCGTATAGAGACGGAGCTGGAGGAGCGTCATATAGAGATGGATCTGGAGGAGCGTCGTATAATAAATCAGCAGGAGCGCATTGAAAAGGAGGAGCAGGAAGAATGCCACTTAAAAGACGAACACAAAGAACGCCAAAtaaaggaggagcaggaggaacaTCACATAAATAGCGAAGAGGTTGAAGTGAATCTTAATGGGATAAAGGAGGCTGATATCACCGGGTTCCTGCTCACTTCTGTTCATGTgaagagtgaaaatgatgaaaagaAACCGCAGTCCCCACAACCTCATCAAGGCCCGCCTCTCAAAAACATGGAAGCGCAGACACAAACCAGAGGATCaggtaaacaaatgaaaacagaaactgaGGACGATGAAGGAAGCAAAAAGGCTAGGAACTCTTATCACAGTAGCTGTTTACCACAGAATACTAATTTACAGGCTTCAGACTTCACCGAGACTAAAGATGGTACTGTGGATGGTGATAATTATTGGCAGGAGCCATTGTCTGCTTCTGAACCTGAAACTGAAGATGGCAAGAGTAAAAATTCTAACCTGCATCAGTCTCTGTCAGAATCTGGATCTGAAACTGAAGACAGCAGCATTGATAATTATAACTTGCACAGATCTTCATCAGAATCTGGCTCTGAAACTGAAGACAGCAGCATTGATAATTATAACTTGCACGGATCTTCATCAGAATCTGGCTCTGAAACTGAAGACAGCAGCATTGATAATTATAACTTGCACGAATCTTCATCAGAATCTGGATCTGAAAcggaaagcagcagcagcattgaTAATTATAACTTGCATGGACCTTCATCAGAATCTGGATCTGAAACGGAAagtagtagcagcagcagcagcagcaccagcacAAGCACCAGCAGCGTTGATAATTATAATTTGCACAGACCTTCATCAGAATCTGGATCTGAAACTGAAGGCAGCATCAATGAAGATAATGGTAAATGGCGGAAACCGTTGTTAAACTCTGAACCTAAACTTGTAAACAGTGGTGCAAATGGAAAAAAGCGATTTCACACACCAGAGAAACCTTTTCGTTGTAAAATTAGACgtaaaacaagtaaaatattttaa
- the LOC101486931 gene encoding uncharacterized protein LOC101486931 isoform X1, whose product MQDHNYYFSGEKIKDVLSNKLGHEEEKLEETKVFLGVAFSRWTSLKRDKSFQSDAEVACFLLDSYERVVMTSAPTKEKPSQVPAPATFGTSHSFNGANSYERVVMTSAPTKEKPSQVPAPATTDTPRSFNSYERVVMTSAPTKEKPSQVPAPATTDTPRSFNSYERVVMTSLATKEKPLQVIGPAAFGATLSGANRFPYPRLPNGVGMRPVTNLQPPDPRILKMVVFVPPRATSVLTQVRRNAQDAPPQLNAGLKQRVIDHLQLKKKQEEGPTKMELEERCIKMELEERHIEEEQEECCIKMELEEHRIKIEVEERRIETELEERHIEMDLEERRIINQQERIEKEEQEECHLKDEHKERQIKEEQEEHHINSEEVEVNLNGIKEADITGFLLTSVHVKSENDEKKPQSPQPHQGPPLKNMEAQTQTRGSGKQMKTETEDDEGSKKARNSYHSSCLPQNTNLQASDFTETKDGTVDGDNYWQEPLSASEPETEDGKSKNSNLHQSLSESGSETEDSSIDNYNLHRSSSESGSETEDSSIDNYNLHGSSSESGSETEDSSIDNYNLHESSSESGSETESSSSIDNYNLHGPSSESGSETESSSSSSSSTSTSTSSVDNYNLHRPSSESGSETEGSINEDNGKWRKPLLNSEPKLVNSGANGKKRFHTPEKPFRCKIRRKTSKIF is encoded by the exons CTATGAGAGAGTTGTGATGACATCAGCGCCCACAAAGGAAAAGCCTTCACAAGTCCCAGCTCCAGCTACCTTTGGCACCAGTCATTCTTTTAATGGAGCCAACAG CTATGAGAGAGTTGTGATGACATCAGCGCCCACAAAGGAAAAGCCTTCACAAGTCCCAGCCCCAGCTACCACTGATACACCTCGTTCTTTCAACAG TTATGAGAGAGTTGTGATGACATCAGCACCCACAAAGGAAAAGCCTTCACAAGTCCCAGCCCCAGCTACCACTGATACACCTCGTTCTTTCAACAG CTATGAGAGAGTTGTGATGACATCATTGGCTACAAAGGAAAAACCGTTACAAGTCATAGGTCCAGCTGCCTTTGGCGCCACTTTGAGTGGAGCAAACAG ATTTCCATATCCAAGATTGCCAAACGGAGTGGGGATGCGTCCAGTGACTAACCTTCAACCACCTGACCCTAGAATTCTCAAAATGGTTGTATTTGTACCTCCACGAGCAACATCAGTGTTAACACAAGTCAGGAGAA ATGCCCAAGATGCTCCACCTCAATTAAATGCTGGTCTGAAACAGCGGGTCATAGATCATCTCCAGctaaagaaaaaacaggaagaagggCCCACAAAGATGGAGCTGGAGGAGCGTTGTATAAAGATGGAGCTGGAGGAGCGTCATatagaggaggagcaggaggagtgTTGTATAAAGATGGAGCTGGAAGAGCATCGTATAAAGATCGAGGTGGAGGAGCGTCGTATAGAGACGGAGCTGGAGGAGCGTCATATAGAGATGGATCTGGAGGAGCGTCGTATAATAAATCAGCAGGAGCGCATTGAAAAGGAGGAGCAGGAAGAATGCCACTTAAAAGACGAACACAAAGAACGCCAAAtaaaggaggagcaggaggaacaTCACATAAATAGCGAAGAGGTTGAAGTGAATCTTAATGGGATAAAGGAGGCTGATATCACCGGGTTCCTGCTCACTTCTGTTCATGTgaagagtgaaaatgatgaaaagaAACCGCAGTCCCCACAACCTCATCAAGGCCCGCCTCTCAAAAACATGGAAGCGCAGACACAAACCAGAGGATCaggtaaacaaatgaaaacagaaactgaGGACGATGAAGGAAGCAAAAAGGCTAGGAACTCTTATCACAGTAGCTGTTTACCACAGAATACTAATTTACAGGCTTCAGACTTCACCGAGACTAAAGATGGTACTGTGGATGGTGATAATTATTGGCAGGAGCCATTGTCTGCTTCTGAACCTGAAACTGAAGATGGCAAGAGTAAAAATTCTAACCTGCATCAGTCTCTGTCAGAATCTGGATCTGAAACTGAAGACAGCAGCATTGATAATTATAACTTGCACAGATCTTCATCAGAATCTGGCTCTGAAACTGAAGACAGCAGCATTGATAATTATAACTTGCACGGATCTTCATCAGAATCTGGCTCTGAAACTGAAGACAGCAGCATTGATAATTATAACTTGCACGAATCTTCATCAGAATCTGGATCTGAAAcggaaagcagcagcagcattgaTAATTATAACTTGCATGGACCTTCATCAGAATCTGGATCTGAAACGGAAagtagtagcagcagcagcagcagcaccagcacAAGCACCAGCAGCGTTGATAATTATAATTTGCACAGACCTTCATCAGAATCTGGATCTGAAACTGAAGGCAGCATCAATGAAGATAATGGTAAATGGCGGAAACCGTTGTTAAACTCTGAACCTAAACTTGTAAACAGTGGTGCAAATGGAAAAAAGCGATTTCACACACCAGAGAAACCTTTTCGTTGTAAAATTAGACgtaaaacaagtaaaatattttaa